The following coding sequences lie in one Maribacter forsetii DSM 18668 genomic window:
- a CDS encoding ABC transporter ATP-binding protein has protein sequence MTQQSNEVYSENGIVYPDNVMLDLANLKKVYPTPKGDYVVLEDLNLKILKEEFVTIIGHSGCGKTTMLSMIAGLNEISGGNISVLGNPVKGPGPDRGVIFQSPSLMPWMTALDNVLLGVNQVFPSATKTQRQDVAKYYLHKVGLEDAFYKKASELSQGMQQRVGIARAFAIKPKVLLLDEPFGMLDSLTRGELQDILIEIWNKEKITAVMITHDVDEAIFLADRVVMMTSGPKAKIGDILSIDFERPRTRKSVLENDDYYTYRKHLIDFLEH, from the coding sequence ATGACACAACAATCTAACGAAGTGTATTCAGAGAATGGTATTGTCTACCCTGATAATGTAATGCTGGATCTTGCGAATTTGAAAAAGGTCTATCCTACCCCAAAGGGCGATTATGTGGTACTTGAAGATTTGAACCTGAAAATCTTAAAAGAAGAGTTTGTAACCATTATTGGGCATTCAGGTTGTGGAAAAACAACGATGCTTTCTATGATTGCTGGTCTTAATGAAATCTCTGGAGGTAATATATCGGTTTTGGGCAACCCGGTAAAAGGTCCCGGTCCAGATAGGGGTGTCATTTTTCAATCTCCAAGTCTAATGCCTTGGATGACCGCTTTGGATAATGTATTGCTAGGAGTAAATCAAGTTTTTCCAAGTGCAACCAAAACACAACGTCAAGATGTTGCAAAATATTACTTGCACAAAGTAGGCTTGGAAGACGCATTTTATAAAAAAGCATCTGAACTTTCGCAAGGTATGCAACAACGTGTAGGTATAGCACGTGCTTTTGCCATTAAGCCAAAAGTATTGTTGTTAGACGAGCCGTTTGGGATGCTAGATTCTTTGACCCGTGGAGAACTGCAAGATATTTTAATAGAAATCTGGAACAAAGAAAAAATTACCGCAGTCATGATTACGCATGATGTGGATGAAGCCATCTTTTTGGCAGATCGTGTGGTAATGATGACCAGTGGACCTAAAGCTAAAATAGGGGATATTCTTTCCATAGATTTTGAAAGACCAAGGACTAGAAAATCCGTTTTGGAAAACGATGATTATTACACCTACAGAAAACATTTAATAGACTTCTTAGAACACTAA
- a CDS encoding nitrate reductase, producing the protein MNSNKTHKTICSYCGVGCGILVDVDAKGTISVDGNPDYPSNKGMLCTKGRNLNYVAQDTTDRILYPEMKWSRNHPLQRVSWDAAFERAAAVFKSIIAKHGPDSVGFYVSGQCLTEEYYLINKLTKGFIGTNNIDTNSRLCMSSAVVGYKKTLGEDSVPISYEDIELADCFLIAGANPAWCHPILYRRLEKHKEENPNVKIIVVDPRKTQTCAGADLHLQILPGTDVILFNAIARRLIEKRKIDSTFIKKHTANFEACKEMAYSLSLKEAAKKCDIPVGDIRKAAEYIGNAKKFISMWTMGLNQSVIGVAKNVSLLNLSLLTGQIGKPGSGPFSLTGQPNAMGGREVGGMASLLAAHKNLGNPAHRKEVSDFWGGGEIQAEPGYTATEMFDALDEGKLKAVWIVCTNPAVSMPNSNKVERALKKSKFVVVQDISHNSETTKFADLLLPAAGWLEKEGTMTNSERRISHLPKVIDAPGEALPDAEIIWRFAQAMGYSGFDYNNSSEVYDEHCLLTKGTDIDISGLSYERLINEGSFQWPVPHKTHKGTPRLFTDRKFLTDDKKAHFNAPTTLYNKSEETSSDYPLILNSGRVRDQWHTRTKTGKVKRLLTHIPQPYLEMNAVDAYLRKIREGDIAVVKSRRGQVQVKVQLNYDIRESVVFLPMHWGKVLNNDFGRANNLTNDLVDPVSKEPDFKYCAVEVTKFVKEKQKIVVIGAGAAAYRFIQSYREKNSIDELHVFSKEKDPFYNRVLLPEYVSDELSWEALEKLKDGELQKLDVHLHSGIGIDNINAENKTVLGSDGKEHTYDLLIMATGSRAFIPSDVQIKLPGRFTMRERGDADKLRKYLLETGLQAKDQNVVIVGGGLLGLELAAALKKININISIIQRAPRLMERQLDSVASRLLAEDVMERGINLYFDNEVSTVFEDKEQKHSLLVNLKTGRTIQCNAIVYAIGTRPNIELAKPTGIKTRRGVVVNSYLQSSDPSIFALGEIAEFKNALFGITSAAEQQADIAANFILGDFSSIYNGSVLMNILKFENLDLCSIGMVNSPIGDSSYEEIILMDVSKRFYKKCIVKDDTLKGAILMGDKNEFAEFKRLIEEEIELSEKRDELLRGASTSVPLKGKLVCSCSQVGEGNVIDAINGGCSDFNKLCSETGAGLGCGSCKPEIKDLLKKQLVLAN; encoded by the coding sequence ATGAACAGTAATAAAACTCATAAAACAATATGTTCCTATTGCGGTGTAGGCTGCGGTATACTTGTAGATGTTGATGCAAAAGGAACTATTTCGGTAGATGGTAATCCAGATTATCCGTCTAATAAAGGCATGCTCTGTACAAAAGGGCGTAACCTAAACTACGTAGCTCAAGATACTACAGATAGAATTCTGTATCCAGAAATGAAATGGAGCAGAAATCATCCATTGCAACGTGTTTCTTGGGATGCCGCTTTTGAGCGTGCCGCTGCAGTATTTAAAAGCATTATTGCCAAACATGGTCCAGATAGTGTAGGGTTTTATGTGTCTGGTCAGTGCTTAACGGAAGAGTACTACCTTATCAATAAATTGACAAAAGGATTTATTGGTACCAATAATATAGATACCAATTCTAGGCTATGCATGAGTTCTGCCGTGGTAGGGTATAAGAAAACCCTGGGTGAAGACTCCGTTCCCATTTCATATGAAGATATAGAACTGGCAGATTGTTTTTTAATTGCAGGAGCAAACCCGGCATGGTGCCATCCTATCTTATATAGAAGATTGGAAAAACATAAAGAAGAAAATCCGAATGTAAAGATAATTGTAGTAGATCCACGTAAGACACAGACTTGTGCCGGCGCAGATTTACATTTGCAGATATTACCGGGTACAGATGTAATTCTATTCAATGCCATTGCACGTAGATTAATTGAAAAAAGAAAAATAGATAGTACTTTCATTAAAAAGCACACTGCCAATTTTGAAGCTTGTAAAGAAATGGCTTATAGTTTATCTCTTAAAGAAGCTGCTAAAAAATGCGATATTCCTGTTGGTGATATTCGTAAGGCGGCAGAATATATAGGTAACGCCAAAAAGTTCATAAGTATGTGGACCATGGGGCTGAACCAAAGTGTTATAGGTGTTGCTAAAAATGTATCGCTATTAAACCTATCCTTATTAACAGGTCAAATAGGTAAGCCAGGATCAGGACCATTTTCATTAACAGGTCAGCCAAATGCTATGGGCGGCAGAGAAGTTGGTGGTATGGCAAGTTTATTGGCTGCACATAAAAACTTAGGTAATCCAGCACATAGAAAAGAAGTCTCGGATTTTTGGGGAGGCGGAGAAATACAAGCCGAACCAGGGTACACGGCAACAGAAATGTTCGATGCATTAGATGAAGGAAAGCTAAAAGCAGTTTGGATCGTTTGTACTAACCCAGCGGTAAGTATGCCCAATTCTAACAAAGTAGAAAGAGCATTGAAAAAGTCAAAATTCGTAGTAGTACAAGATATATCACATAACTCAGAGACCACAAAATTTGCCGATTTATTATTACCTGCAGCAGGTTGGTTAGAGAAAGAAGGTACCATGACCAATTCAGAAAGGCGTATAAGTCACTTGCCTAAAGTGATAGATGCTCCCGGTGAAGCACTGCCAGATGCCGAAATTATTTGGCGTTTTGCACAAGCCATGGGTTATAGCGGCTTTGACTACAATAATAGCAGTGAGGTTTATGACGAACATTGTTTATTGACCAAAGGCACAGATATAGATATTTCTGGGCTGTCCTATGAAAGGTTAATTAACGAAGGTAGTTTTCAATGGCCGGTACCGCATAAAACACATAAAGGAACACCAAGGTTATTTACAGATCGTAAATTTTTGACCGACGATAAAAAGGCACATTTTAATGCTCCTACTACCCTATACAATAAATCTGAAGAAACAAGTAGTGATTATCCGCTGATATTGAATTCTGGGCGAGTTCGTGATCAATGGCATACCAGAACCAAAACCGGTAAGGTGAAGAGGTTATTGACCCATATACCCCAACCATATTTAGAAATGAACGCGGTAGATGCCTATTTACGTAAAATTAGGGAAGGTGATATTGCGGTAGTAAAAAGTAGAAGAGGGCAAGTACAGGTAAAAGTGCAGCTTAATTATGATATTAGAGAATCGGTTGTTTTTTTACCAATGCATTGGGGTAAAGTATTAAATAATGATTTTGGTAGGGCAAATAACTTGACCAATGATTTGGTTGATCCGGTTTCTAAAGAGCCAGATTTTAAGTACTGTGCCGTTGAGGTCACAAAGTTTGTAAAAGAAAAACAGAAGATTGTTGTTATTGGTGCTGGAGCTGCGGCTTACCGTTTTATACAATCGTATAGAGAAAAGAATAGCATAGATGAACTTCATGTATTTTCCAAGGAGAAAGATCCTTTTTATAACCGTGTATTGTTACCGGAGTATGTAAGTGATGAACTCTCATGGGAAGCTTTAGAGAAGCTAAAAGATGGTGAGCTACAAAAGTTAGATGTGCATTTACATTCGGGTATTGGTATCGATAATATTAATGCGGAGAATAAAACGGTTTTAGGTTCGGACGGAAAAGAGCATACCTACGATTTGCTGATTATGGCAACAGGTAGTAGAGCCTTTATACCAAGTGATGTACAAATAAAATTACCGGGTCGTTTTACCATGCGTGAAAGAGGCGATGCAGATAAACTTAGAAAATATCTGTTAGAGACCGGATTGCAGGCAAAAGACCAGAATGTGGTTATTGTTGGTGGCGGGCTTCTAGGATTGGAGCTTGCGGCAGCTTTAAAGAAAATCAACATAAACATCAGTATTATTCAACGTGCACCACGATTAATGGAGCGTCAACTAGATAGTGTGGCTAGTCGTTTGTTGGCAGAAGATGTTATGGAACGCGGTATTAATCTATATTTTGATAATGAAGTAAGTACCGTTTTTGAAGATAAAGAACAAAAACATAGCTTATTGGTAAACCTTAAAACAGGGCGTACCATTCAGTGTAATGCAATTGTATATGCCATAGGTACAAGACCAAATATTGAATTGGCAAAGCCTACGGGGATTAAAACAAGAAGAGGTGTTGTGGTCAATTCATACTTGCAAAGCAGTGATCCTTCTATATTTGCTTTGGGAGAAATAGCCGAGTTTAAAAATGCACTTTTTGGCATTACCTCAGCTGCAGAACAACAGGCAGATATTGCAGCCAATTTTATACTGGGAGACTTTAGTAGTATTTACAATGGTTCGGTTTTAATGAACATATTAAAATTTGAAAATCTTGATCTCTGCAGTATAGGTATGGTGAATTCACCAATTGGCGATTCATCTTACGAAGAAATTATTTTAATGGATGTAAGTAAGCGCTTTTACAAGAAATGCATTGTAAAGGACGATACTCTTAAAGGAGCCATTTTAATGGGTGATAAAAATGAGTTTGCAGAGTTTAAAAGGCTAATAGAAGAAGAAATTGAACTCTCTGAAAAACGAGACGAATTGTTGCGTGGTGCTTCCACCTCGGTGCCTTTAAAAGGCAAGTTGGTTTGTTCTTGTAGTCAGGTGGGAGAAGGAAATGTAATTGATGCCATAAACGGCGGATGTTCAGACTTCAATAAATTATGTTCAGAAACCGGGGCAGGTCTGGGTTGTGGTAGTTGTAAGCCCGAAATAAAAGATTTATTAAAGAAACAGCTGGTATTGGCAAACTAA
- a CDS encoding ABC transporter ATP-binding protein: protein MAYLELNNIYKTYGEGENSTEVLSNINLTMDEGEFVAIVGFTGSGKTTLVNLINGLLQPTSGEVLFKGVPVTDTSHERGVIFQNYSLLPWLTVGQNIYMAVKEAFPKESKKVLMERVRAYVAMVSLSPAINKRPKELSGGMRQRVAVARALAMNPEMIIMDEPLGALDALTRGNLQDEILNIWSQDKRTALLITNDVDEGIYMADRIIPLKPGPNATLGPEFKIDIERPRDKTAMNDNPVYKKTRNAIIEYLMDIGDERKTVSEVEYKLPELTPKSFVA from the coding sequence AACATAAACCTTACTATGGATGAAGGTGAGTTTGTAGCTATTGTCGGCTTTACCGGAAGTGGAAAAACCACTTTGGTAAATCTTATAAATGGTCTTCTACAACCCACAAGCGGTGAGGTTCTTTTTAAAGGAGTTCCAGTTACTGATACCAGCCATGAGCGTGGTGTAATTTTTCAAAACTATTCGCTTTTACCTTGGCTTACCGTTGGGCAAAATATTTACATGGCCGTAAAAGAGGCTTTTCCAAAAGAAAGTAAAAAAGTGTTGATGGAAAGGGTAAGAGCGTATGTGGCTATGGTAAGTTTAAGTCCTGCAATCAATAAAAGACCTAAAGAATTATCTGGTGGTATGCGTCAAAGAGTTGCGGTAGCCCGCGCGCTGGCCATGAATCCGGAAATGATCATAATGGATGAACCTCTAGGTGCTTTGGATGCTTTGACCCGTGGAAATTTACAAGATGAAATTTTGAATATCTGGAGTCAAGATAAGCGTACTGCTTTATTGATTACCAATGATGTCGATGAAGGTATTTATATGGCAGATCGGATTATTCCTCTAAAGCCAGGACCAAATGCAACGTTGGGACCAGAGTTTAAAATCGACATTGAAAGACCAAGGGATAAAACGGCAATGAACGATAATCCTGTATACAAGAAAACCAGAAATGCCATCATAGAATATCTAATGGATATTGGCGATGAGAGAAAAACAGTATCAGAGGTAGAATATAAATTACCGGAGCTTACTCCTAAAAGCTTTGTAGCCTAA
- a CDS encoding response regulator transcription factor — protein sequence MLRIITYILSETTRIVLADDHALVRDGIRSLLESESDLEVIGEAANGKEAIELVGKVSPDILIIDIRMPVMNGIDAVAELTKSKSEVKTIILSMHDSEEYILKSISSGANGYLLKDTDKSEFIKAIHTVREGGKYFSGDISNVLVNNLLGAKKEEVKEEAPRKTGDNVFDLTNKELKVLELVLSGLTNQQISEKLQNSKRTIETHRFNLMRKMDVKNLIDLSKKSQKHNLI from the coding sequence ATGTTACGTATAATTACCTATATTTTGAGTGAAACAACGAGGATAGTATTAGCAGATGATCACGCTTTGGTTAGGGACGGAATTCGTTCTTTATTGGAATCGGAATCTGATTTAGAAGTAATCGGTGAGGCAGCCAACGGAAAAGAAGCTATTGAGCTGGTAGGCAAAGTATCTCCAGATATTTTAATCATAGATATTAGAATGCCTGTAATGAATGGTATAGATGCCGTGGCAGAATTGACCAAGAGCAAATCAGAGGTAAAGACCATTATACTCTCTATGCATGATTCTGAGGAATATATCTTAAAATCCATCAGTTCGGGTGCCAATGGGTATTTGTTAAAAGACACTGATAAATCAGAGTTTATAAAGGCAATCCATACCGTAAGAGAAGGCGGTAAATACTTTAGTGGAGATATAAGTAATGTTTTGGTAAATAACTTATTGGGAGCCAAAAAAGAAGAAGTAAAAGAAGAAGCGCCGCGCAAAACAGGTGATAATGTCTTTGATTTGACCAATAAAGAATTAAAGGTATTGGAATTGGTGTTGTCAGGATTAACCAATCAACAAATATCAGAGAAACTTCAAAACAGCAAGCGTACTATAGAAACGCACCGTTTTAATTTAATGCGTAAGATGGATGTAAAAAACCTTATTGATCTTTCTAAAAAGTCGCAGAAGCATAATCTTATCTAA
- a CDS encoding alginate export family protein: protein MKKQYLIITLLFLTANGIYAQFTLDGQFRPRTEYRHGFGNLIPDAADAGFAISTRARLNAKYESEAYQFYLSLQDVMVWGENRQILPDDQNDSFAVFEAWANINLGKGWSTKLGRQVISYDDQRIFGGLDWAQQGRNHDAGLLKYKKNKFMMDIGLAFSQDFDNPTGFQSVGTAYNTSGFFTYKTMQYLYAKQQGEKFSGSLLILNNGFQNFDVNGDADGISSLQTIGTHLGYKSGKFNAMANLFIQTGERQGELDVKGAYLLGLELGYKASPKVALGLGTEVISGNDGDAGETGAFFPLYGTNHKFNGFMDYFYVGNHANSVGLFDIHASAKFDLGKQSSLLVKVLNFSGEQELASGEKSLGTEIDLVFAKKFKGYGLAIGYSQMFAADGMYELKGITDDLAASSQNWAWVQLTIKPQFLNTKKE from the coding sequence ATGAAAAAGCAATATCTAATCATTACACTATTGTTTCTAACCGCAAATGGCATTTATGCACAATTTACGTTAGACGGGCAGTTTAGACCAAGAACAGAATACAGACATGGTTTTGGTAATTTAATACCAGATGCCGCAGATGCTGGTTTCGCCATTTCTACACGAGCTCGATTAAATGCAAAGTATGAATCTGAGGCGTATCAATTTTACCTAAGCTTACAAGATGTAATGGTTTGGGGAGAGAACAGACAAATTTTACCAGATGATCAGAATGATTCTTTTGCTGTATTTGAAGCATGGGCTAATATTAATTTAGGCAAAGGCTGGTCTACCAAATTAGGGCGTCAAGTAATATCTTATGACGATCAAAGAATATTTGGTGGCTTAGACTGGGCGCAACAAGGTAGAAACCATGATGCGGGGCTTTTAAAGTATAAGAAAAATAAATTCATGATGGATATAGGTTTGGCTTTCAGTCAAGATTTTGATAACCCAACAGGGTTTCAATCTGTAGGTACGGCTTACAATACATCTGGGTTCTTTACATATAAAACCATGCAATACTTATATGCCAAGCAGCAAGGAGAAAAATTTTCAGGTAGCTTATTGATCTTGAACAATGGATTTCAGAATTTTGATGTTAATGGCGATGCAGATGGTATAAGTAGCTTACAGACTATTGGAACTCACTTAGGCTATAAGTCTGGTAAGTTTAATGCAATGGCTAATTTATTTATACAAACCGGCGAAAGACAAGGTGAGTTAGATGTTAAAGGGGCGTATTTATTAGGCCTGGAGCTAGGTTATAAAGCTAGCCCTAAAGTAGCCTTAGGTTTGGGTACGGAAGTAATCAGCGGTAATGATGGTGATGCAGGTGAAACTGGGGCTTTCTTTCCTTTATACGGAACCAACCATAAGTTTAACGGATTCATGGATTATTTCTACGTAGGTAACCATGCTAATTCAGTGGGTCTTTTTGATATTCATGCAAGTGCGAAATTCGATTTAGGCAAGCAATCAAGCTTACTGGTTAAAGTATTGAACTTTAGTGGAGAACAAGAATTAGCAAGTGGTGAAAAATCATTGGGTACGGAAATAGATTTGGTATTTGCAAAGAAATTCAAGGGTTACGGTCTGGCAATTGGGTATTCTCAAATGTTCGCTGCAGATGGTATGTATGAGCTTAAGGGAATTACAGATGACTTAGCGGCAAGCAGTCAAAATTGGGCTTGGGTTCAATTAACGATCAAACCTCAGTTTTTGAACACAAAGAAAGAGTAG